One window of the Spirochaetia bacterium 38H-sp genome contains the following:
- a CDS encoding saccharopine dehydrogenase family protein, whose protein sequence is MARVLVIGAGGVGRVTAIKCAQREDVFDEVMVASRTLVRCEEIAKDAPRPISVAQVDADYPENVVALIRDFRPDVLINVALPYQNLAVMRACLEEGVDYIDTAAYEAKDATGFTYKTQISEFSESYEKAGLSAVLGCGFDPGVTNVWVAYAARHLLDEIVELDIVDVNAGDNGLPFSTNFNPEVNIREVTLPARYWENGSFKEEPAFSTRWDFECPDNLGVYPVYRMYHEELEPITWHFPSIKRATFWMKFSDVYIDTLRALERCNMTSIEPVDVGGVAISPLDFLKKVLPDPGELGPKTVGKTCIGNIMTGFKDGKKKRYFIYNICDHQDAYKETGAQAVSYTAGVPPVLAAELIVKGKWKQPGVFTPEQLDPDPFMDAIGDYGLPWKLVELDS, encoded by the coding sequence ATGGCGAGGGTTCTTGTTATCGGTGCAGGTGGTGTGGGCAGGGTTACTGCTATTAAGTGTGCTCAGCGCGAGGATGTTTTTGATGAGGTTATGGTTGCCAGTAGGACGCTTGTACGCTGTGAGGAGATTGCTAAGGATGCGCCGAGGCCTATTTCTGTGGCTCAGGTTGATGCAGATTATCCGGAGAATGTTGTGGCTTTGATACGTGATTTTAGGCCGGATGTACTTATCAATGTTGCTCTGCCTTATCAGAATCTTGCTGTTATGAGGGCTTGTCTTGAGGAGGGGGTTGATTATATAGATACTGCGGCTTATGAGGCCAAGGATGCTACGGGTTTTACTTATAAGACGCAGATTTCCGAGTTTTCTGAGTCGTATGAGAAGGCTGGGCTTTCTGCTGTGCTTGGATGCGGATTTGATCCTGGGGTCACCAATGTGTGGGTGGCTTATGCTGCAAGGCATTTGCTTGATGAGATTGTTGAGCTTGATATTGTGGATGTCAATGCTGGTGATAATGGGCTGCCTTTTTCTACCAATTTTAATCCGGAGGTAAATATAAGAGAGGTTACTCTTCCTGCGCGTTATTGGGAGAATGGTTCTTTTAAGGAGGAACCTGCTTTTTCCACTAGGTGGGATTTTGAGTGTCCTGATAATCTGGGGGTGTATCCTGTATATAGAATGTATCATGAGGAACTTGAGCCTATTACTTGGCATTTTCCTTCCATTAAAAGGGCTACTTTCTGGATGAAGTTCTCCGATGTGTATATAGATACGCTGAGAGCGCTCGAGAGGTGTAATATGACGAGTATTGAGCCTGTTGATGTCGGTGGTGTTGCGATTTCTCCGCTTGATTTTCTCAAAAAGGTTTTGCCTGACCCTGGAGAGCTGGGACCCAAAACTGTTGGTAAGACCTGTATTGGTAATATCATGACAGGCTTTAAGGATGGAAAGAAAAAGCGTTATTTTATCTATAATATTTGCGACCATCAGGATGCCTATAAGGAAACGGGTGCACAGGCTGTGAGCTATACAGCAGGGGTTCCACCTGTTCTTGCTGCCGAGCTTATTGTAAAGGGTAAGTGGAAGCAGCCGGGTGTGTTTACTCCTGAGCAGCTTGATCCTGATCCTTTTATGGATGCCATTGGTGATTATGGACTTCCTTGGAAGTTGGTAGAGCTTGATTCTTAG
- the nspC gene encoding carboxynorspermidine decarboxylase, translating to MDFFKGFDPYSVQSPCFVVDTDAVEYNLRILDDVQKRSGAKILLALKAFSMWHIAPLISSYLCGTCASGLWEAELGREEFDGIVSTYSPAYKESEIVRIMELSDHVIFNTPSQFLRFKDYASSSSHPVELGLRVNPEQSEAPVAIYDPSGPFSRLGTVLSEFDPSIVDELDGFHFHTLCEQNADALERVLRAFEERFGEFVSGRKWVNWGGGHHITREDYDTEKLINLVCDFIARYDVDVYLEPGEAVALGTGVLVAEVLDIVHNGMNIAILDTSATTHMPDVLEMPYRPHIWDAGEAGEKAYTYRLGGPSCLAGDVIGDYSFDRPLKPGDRLVFSDMAHYTMVKTTTFNGVKLPSIAVYSSTSRKAEHVRHFYYSDFKNRLS from the coding sequence GTGGATTTTTTTAAGGGTTTTGATCCGTATTCTGTTCAAAGTCCATGTTTTGTTGTGGATACGGATGCTGTTGAATATAATTTGCGTATTCTGGATGATGTACAGAAAAGGAGTGGAGCTAAGATTTTGCTTGCACTCAAGGCCTTCTCCATGTGGCATATCGCTCCACTTATTTCTTCTTATCTTTGCGGGACATGTGCCTCCGGACTTTGGGAAGCAGAGCTTGGGAGAGAGGAGTTTGATGGTATAGTCTCAACATACTCCCCTGCCTATAAGGAGTCTGAGATTGTGCGGATTATGGAGCTTTCTGATCATGTCATATTTAACACGCCTTCCCAGTTTTTGCGCTTTAAGGATTATGCTAGCTCATCTTCTCATCCCGTTGAGCTGGGGCTGCGTGTTAATCCGGAGCAGTCGGAGGCTCCTGTTGCTATCTATGATCCGTCCGGGCCTTTCTCCAGACTGGGTACTGTCCTGTCCGAGTTTGACCCCTCTATTGTTGATGAGCTTGACGGTTTTCACTTTCATACTCTCTGCGAGCAGAATGCAGATGCTCTTGAACGTGTACTTAGGGCATTTGAAGAGCGGTTTGGAGAGTTTGTGTCGGGCAGAAAATGGGTCAACTGGGGCGGCGGTCACCATATAACGCGTGAGGATTATGATACAGAAAAACTAATAAACCTTGTATGCGACTTTATTGCGCGCTATGACGTGGATGTCTATCTTGAGCCTGGCGAGGCTGTTGCTCTGGGTACAGGGGTGCTTGTAGCCGAAGTCCTGGACATTGTACATAATGGGATGAACATAGCTATACTGGACACATCGGCTACGACTCACATGCCCGACGTACTTGAGATGCCCTACAGACCTCATATCTGGGATGCGGGTGAGGCCGGTGAGAAAGCATACACCTACAGACTGGGTGGCCCCTCGTGCCTTGCAGGAGATGTGATAGGCGACTATAGCTTTGACCGTCCTCTCAAGCCGGGAGATAGGCTGGTTTTTTCTGATATGGCACATTATACAATGGTAAAGACAACCACCTTTAATGGTGTAAAACTTCCCTCCATAGCTGTTTACAGCAGTACATCGAGAAAAGCAGAACATGTAAGACATTTTTATTACTCTGATTTTAAAAACAGACTTTCCTAA
- the speB gene encoding agmatinase, whose protein sequence is MAYTCNYTLNLGALCIVEQSHSPVGLVLLMIASYFFFILLIFDETMFARLVMPHFLYTETDNAPIEKALFSVIPVPYEKTVSYGAGTAAAPGAIIEASGQLEAWDGRSIPSDRGINTQEEVRASEPEEMIELVSERIKLCFSHSSVPVVIGGEHSVSCGVWKAIAETYGAGEIGIVQIDAHADLRDSYQGTRYSHACAIRRACDYDFSVYQAGVRSISYDEVLFRKSYPNIKWADAQDIRRKRASLDIDELFPDKVYITIDVDGFDPSVFRETGTPEPGGLMWYEVLFFIERIARSREIVGFDVVELAPHRGSHVEAFAAARLIHDIMGIIVRSKKTI, encoded by the coding sequence TTGGCTTATACATGCAATTATACACTTAATCTTGGAGCTTTATGTATAGTAGAACAATCCCATAGTCCTGTTGGACTTGTATTGCTAATGATTGCTTCTTATTTTTTTTTTATTTTGCTAATATTTGATGAGACTATGTTTGCGAGGTTGGTTATGCCACATTTCCTTTACACTGAGACTGACAATGCGCCTATAGAAAAGGCTCTGTTTTCTGTTATCCCTGTGCCATACGAGAAGACTGTGTCTTACGGTGCAGGTACGGCTGCAGCTCCTGGTGCAATTATAGAGGCCTCTGGACAGCTGGAGGCCTGGGATGGCAGAAGTATCCCCTCTGATAGAGGTATAAACACTCAGGAAGAAGTAAGAGCCTCAGAACCGGAGGAGATGATAGAGCTTGTTTCTGAGAGGATAAAGCTATGCTTTTCTCACTCTTCCGTGCCTGTTGTCATAGGCGGTGAGCACAGTGTTTCCTGTGGAGTATGGAAGGCCATAGCAGAAACATATGGTGCAGGAGAGATTGGTATTGTGCAGATAGATGCTCATGCTGACCTCAGGGATTCTTATCAGGGAACCCGGTACAGCCATGCTTGTGCGATAAGAAGGGCTTGTGACTATGATTTTTCTGTCTATCAGGCTGGTGTAAGAAGCATTTCTTATGATGAGGTTCTGTTTAGAAAGTCTTATCCCAATATCAAGTGGGCTGATGCGCAGGATATAAGGAGGAAAAGAGCATCTCTTGATATTGATGAGCTTTTTCCTGATAAGGTGTATATTACGATAGATGTTGACGGATTTGATCCTTCTGTCTTTCGTGAAACAGGGACGCCAGAGCCGGGAGGGCTTATGTGGTACGAGGTCTTGTTTTTTATAGAGCGGATTGCAAGGAGCAGAGAGATTGTAGGCTTTGATGTAGTGGAGCTTGCACCTCACAGAGGAAGCCATGTGGAAGCTTTTGCCGCAGCAAGATTGATACATGATATCATGGGAATCATAGTGCGGAGTAAAAAAACGATATAA
- a CDS encoding ABC transporter permease yields MQTSTKKLISPILLGTILVALTHPESLTAILTFLGFTDKPLIYDRQQLWILLAEHSVLVAISSIISISLAILAGIVATRKNYTYLESALSSLSSLLQTIPPVAVISIAVPLMGFGFLPTITALILYGIMPVLNNTISGLKSIDPTVKEAALGMGMTHAQILIKIELPLAWPVITAGIRTNIIINIGTATLGAVIGAGGLGVIIMAGLIRDNLAMILTGASLSAILAFFADSILELLSRQKTQKP; encoded by the coding sequence ATGCAAACTAGCACAAAGAAACTAATATCTCCAATATTATTGGGAACAATACTAGTAGCACTCACACATCCAGAATCACTTACCGCCATACTCACATTCTTGGGCTTCACTGATAAGCCCCTCATATACGACAGACAACAACTATGGATACTACTTGCAGAGCACAGCGTACTTGTAGCAATATCCAGCATAATATCCATAAGCCTCGCAATACTAGCAGGCATAGTAGCAACAAGAAAAAACTACACATATCTGGAATCAGCGCTCAGCTCGTTAAGCTCACTACTCCAGACAATACCACCTGTTGCTGTAATCAGCATAGCAGTGCCGCTTATGGGATTTGGATTTTTACCTACAATAACAGCCCTCATACTCTACGGAATCATGCCCGTACTCAACAACACAATATCCGGACTAAAATCAATAGACCCCACCGTAAAAGAAGCTGCTCTTGGCATGGGCATGACTCATGCGCAAATACTTATAAAAATAGAACTACCTCTTGCGTGGCCCGTAATCACAGCCGGAATCAGAACCAACATCATAATAAACATAGGTACAGCAACCCTAGGCGCAGTAATCGGCGCAGGAGGACTTGGCGTAATAATCATGGCAGGACTGATCCGTGACAACCTTGCAATGATACTGACAGGAGCATCCCTCTCCGCTATCCTTGCATTCTTTGCAGACAGCATATTGGAACTCCTAAGCAGGCAAAAAACACAAAAACCATAA
- a CDS encoding ABC transporter ATP-binding protein, with translation MIECIELTKRYGEKTAVNSLNLMIEDGKITVLIGPSGCGKSTTIRMLNRLIEPDEGDILYNGKHIRDYQPEALRRSIGYVIQNTGLFPHWTVEENICTVPRLLGWDKEKQKKRAEEMLTLVGLKPETYSHKYPAQLSGGEAQRVGVARALAADPPVILMDEPFGATDPITRARLQTEFLEIQKKLKKTVVFVTHDMEEAISLADSIAIMESGKLIMHKKTEEILTEEENPFIRDFIGTDSSIKRLARYSIKEIAKKHTEDKNQYPVIEETATIKDALALLLKSGTEKLRIKTAEGKTAGTISLADIRELAKNNAN, from the coding sequence ATGATTGAATGCATAGAGCTTACAAAAAGATATGGAGAAAAAACAGCAGTTAATTCGCTGAATCTTATGATAGAAGACGGGAAAATAACAGTATTAATAGGACCCTCTGGCTGCGGGAAATCAACAACAATAAGAATGCTCAACAGACTAATAGAGCCGGATGAAGGAGATATTCTATATAATGGCAAACACATACGAGACTATCAGCCAGAAGCTCTAAGAAGGAGCATAGGCTATGTGATACAAAACACAGGGCTCTTTCCCCATTGGACAGTAGAAGAAAACATATGCACAGTACCCAGACTACTTGGCTGGGATAAAGAAAAACAGAAAAAAAGGGCAGAAGAAATGCTCACACTAGTAGGATTGAAGCCTGAAACCTACTCTCACAAGTACCCTGCACAGCTTTCCGGCGGAGAAGCACAGAGAGTAGGTGTAGCCCGAGCTCTGGCCGCAGATCCCCCCGTAATACTTATGGACGAACCATTTGGTGCTACAGACCCTATAACAAGAGCAAGGCTGCAGACAGAGTTTCTAGAGATACAAAAGAAACTCAAGAAAACAGTGGTCTTTGTTACGCATGACATGGAAGAAGCAATAAGCCTTGCGGACAGCATAGCAATAATGGAAAGTGGAAAACTAATCATGCATAAGAAAACAGAAGAAATTCTTACAGAAGAAGAAAACCCATTTATCAGGGATTTTATAGGCACAGACAGCAGCATAAAAAGACTCGCCAGATACAGCATAAAAGAAATAGCAAAAAAACACACAGAAGATAAAAATCAATATCCGGTAATAGAGGAAACCGCCACTATAAAAGACGCTCTTGCCCTGCTGCTTAAATCAGGAACAGAGAAGCTGCGCATAAAGACCGCAGAAGGCAAAACAGCAGGGACAATTAGCCTGGCAGACATAAGAGAACTGGCAAAAAACAATGCAAACTAG
- a CDS encoding ABC transporter permease: protein MRNSYSIKEREFLLYATGGISALAGFILPVFMFSQNRVVNPYPIDTPFFIRTVYVFAALTSLMLCYPYKKQQVNIRLATIILVVLAQIPWIMLAIVNNTINPAPPARINPSLGFYFILLSVFLLSSSLFYRGYRLVRKTVFTFMLAGVFAVGFMGVFNNLGIVREYFSQSSVFLQAFFEHIRLAFGSTFFAITIGLPLGIAAYKKHGAKPWIMSITGGIQTIPSLALFGFLIPILAWLSYIFPVLRQIGIKGIGPAPAFIALTLYGLLPIVRNTTEGLTTVENSLLEAARGMGLSKKQLFLWVELPVAMPIVLAGIRTSSVQAVGLTTIAALIGAGGLGRFVFMGLGQSAYDLVGLGVFPIVSLAILTDKLWAFILRKTDRSSTND from the coding sequence GTGAGAAATAGCTACTCAATAAAAGAAAGAGAATTTCTATTATATGCCACAGGCGGGATTTCGGCATTAGCCGGTTTTATCCTGCCTGTGTTTATGTTTTCCCAAAACAGGGTTGTAAATCCCTATCCAATTGATACACCGTTTTTTATTAGGACAGTGTATGTTTTTGCAGCTCTCACCTCACTGATGTTGTGTTATCCATATAAAAAGCAGCAAGTAAATATAAGACTGGCAACCATTATTCTTGTTGTTCTCGCCCAGATTCCATGGATAATGCTTGCTATAGTAAATAACACAATTAATCCTGCTCCTCCAGCACGTATAAATCCCTCTTTGGGTTTTTATTTTATTCTGCTGTCAGTTTTTTTGCTTTCTTCCAGTCTTTTTTACAGAGGATACAGGTTAGTAAGAAAAACGGTATTTACTTTTATGCTTGCAGGGGTGTTTGCAGTAGGGTTTATGGGAGTTTTTAACAACTTAGGCATAGTTCGCGAGTATTTTTCGCAATCATCTGTTTTTTTACAGGCTTTTTTTGAGCATATTAGACTGGCTTTTGGCTCTACTTTTTTTGCCATAACAATAGGGCTTCCTCTTGGTATAGCAGCTTACAAAAAACACGGAGCCAAGCCGTGGATAATGAGCATAACGGGAGGTATCCAGACAATCCCAAGTCTTGCGCTCTTTGGTTTTCTTATTCCCATTCTGGCGTGGCTTTCCTATATTTTCCCCGTATTGAGGCAGATTGGCATCAAGGGGATAGGACCGGCTCCCGCCTTTATAGCTCTCACACTGTACGGACTTCTGCCCATAGTACGCAACACGACAGAAGGACTTACAACAGTGGAGAACTCCCTTCTTGAGGCTGCACGTGGTATGGGGTTAAGCAAAAAACAGCTTTTCTTATGGGTAGAGCTTCCTGTTGCCATGCCTATAGTCCTGGCAGGGATAAGAACAAGCAGTGTTCAGGCAGTAGGACTTACCACCATAGCAGCACTTATAGGAGCAGGCGGACTGGGACGCTTTGTCTTTATGGGACTTGGTCAATCCGCATACGACCTTGTGGGACTAGGTGTATTTCCTATAGTTTCCCTGGCAATACTAACCGACAAATTGTGGGCATTTATACTAAGGAAAACGGACAGGAGCAGCACAAATGATTGA
- a CDS encoding ABC transporter substrate-binding protein produces MRFFKSVVIVALAVVFLLSSCSGGKVLGKGSVTVGSKIDTEGALLGSMIVLLLEDNDFTVKNSVQLGPTNIVRKAIINGEIDIYPEYTGNGGFFYPDAPQDVWKDRKKAYETVKRLDYETNKIVWLEPAPANNTWAIAVRSDLAGGNLVSLDDLAEYINAGGVFKIAGSEEFVSRPDALPAFEKAYGFKLSKEQLLILSGGDTATTEKAAANGTDGVNAAMAYGTDGQLAALGLVVLEDNRGVQPVYEPAPIIREDVLKKYPEIKDILAHVFKSLDLVTLQSLNSQISVEGKSPSDVAKKYLKEKGFLKGEK; encoded by the coding sequence ATGAGATTTTTTAAATCTGTTGTTATAGTTGCTCTGGCTGTTGTTTTTCTTCTTTCTTCCTGTTCGGGTGGAAAGGTTCTTGGAAAGGGGTCTGTAACTGTTGGTTCTAAGATTGATACGGAGGGTGCTCTGCTTGGCTCTATGATTGTGCTTTTGCTGGAGGATAATGATTTTACAGTAAAAAATAGTGTACAGCTTGGACCTACTAATATCGTAAGGAAAGCTATAATCAATGGTGAGATAGATATTTATCCAGAGTATACAGGTAATGGCGGTTTTTTCTATCCGGATGCTCCACAGGATGTGTGGAAGGATAGAAAAAAGGCTTATGAAACGGTTAAAAGGCTTGATTATGAGACAAACAAGATTGTGTGGTTAGAGCCTGCACCGGCAAATAATACGTGGGCTATTGCAGTACGGAGCGACCTTGCTGGTGGTAATCTTGTGAGCTTAGATGACCTTGCAGAATATATCAATGCAGGGGGTGTTTTTAAGATTGCAGGCTCAGAGGAGTTTGTGTCACGTCCAGATGCTCTGCCGGCTTTTGAAAAGGCTTATGGGTTTAAGCTTTCTAAAGAGCAGCTTCTTATTCTTTCTGGTGGAGACACTGCCACAACGGAGAAGGCTGCGGCCAACGGTACGGACGGAGTTAATGCTGCTATGGCTTATGGTACGGACGGGCAGCTTGCAGCACTTGGGCTAGTCGTGCTTGAGGATAACCGCGGTGTACAGCCTGTCTACGAGCCGGCGCCAATTATAAGAGAGGATGTTCTAAAAAAATATCCGGAGATAAAGGATATTCTTGCTCATGTTTTTAAGAGCCTTGATTTGGTTACTCTTCAATCGCTCAACTCTCAAATAAGTGTGGAGGGGAAGAGCCCCTCTGATGTTGCAAAGAAGTATCTCAAGGAGAAGGGTTTCCTTAAGGGTGAGAAATAG
- a CDS encoding folylpolyglutamate synthase/dihydrofolate synthase family protein gives MSSELDAAFSYIESFANFERRSGEVREFKLERVHRLCTLFDNPERAFKVVHIAGSKGKGSTAFYLASILRKAGYKTGLYMSPHLVSYKERISLAGEFWPDEVYISAIAEMRKALEGSSEGKRLLDEVSTFELLTVLGFLIFRKMGCDWAVVETGMGGRLDATNVVLPKGCIITHIELEHTMFLGDTLEAIAGEKAGIIKESVPVLVADQNESVLSVIRKRVRETGSDCLTVSSRDRDAYGFYQTKSTNNGVELDLYWQDGRLPSCRLNTLLDVMGENAALAASAARLFAGIDVSIIAYALESVMLPGRMQLIKKQPDLYVDGSHTADSVRMVSKAVENYYGRSSCIVVFACAADKDAKSMLETLSGIAKRFVITRAGTFKPSFPEGLYELALSMGLDAELWPDEAKALKRAFELAGKDGVILSTGSFYLAGEIIGLTKDM, from the coding sequence ATGAGCTCTGAGCTTGATGCTGCTTTTTCTTATATCGAGTCCTTTGCCAATTTTGAGAGAAGGTCCGGAGAGGTACGGGAGTTTAAACTTGAAAGAGTGCACAGGTTGTGCACTCTTTTTGATAATCCCGAGCGTGCTTTTAAAGTTGTTCATATAGCTGGGTCCAAGGGTAAGGGGTCTACTGCCTTTTATCTTGCTTCTATTTTGAGGAAGGCAGGGTATAAGACCGGACTGTATATGTCTCCTCATCTTGTTTCTTATAAGGAAAGGATAAGTCTGGCAGGAGAGTTTTGGCCGGATGAGGTTTATATTTCTGCTATAGCAGAAATGAGAAAGGCTCTTGAGGGCTCTTCTGAGGGTAAAAGGCTGCTTGATGAGGTAAGTACTTTTGAGCTTCTTACTGTGCTTGGTTTTTTGATATTCCGCAAGATGGGCTGTGACTGGGCTGTTGTAGAGACTGGTATGGGGGGGAGGCTAGATGCTACCAATGTTGTCCTTCCCAAGGGCTGCATTATCACGCATATAGAGCTTGAGCATACAATGTTTCTGGGGGATACGTTAGAAGCTATTGCTGGTGAGAAGGCAGGGATTATAAAGGAATCCGTGCCGGTGCTTGTTGCAGATCAGAATGAGTCTGTCCTGTCTGTTATAAGAAAACGGGTAAGGGAGACAGGAAGTGATTGTCTTACTGTTTCCTCCAGGGACAGAGATGCTTATGGCTTTTATCAGACAAAAAGTACAAATAATGGTGTTGAGCTTGATTTGTACTGGCAGGATGGCAGACTGCCAAGCTGTCGCCTTAATACTCTGCTGGATGTCATGGGTGAGAATGCCGCACTTGCGGCAAGTGCGGCTAGGCTTTTTGCTGGCATAGATGTATCTATTATAGCTTATGCCCTTGAGTCTGTTATGCTTCCGGGCAGAATGCAGCTTATAAAAAAACAGCCGGATTTGTATGTTGATGGTTCTCATACTGCGGATTCTGTAAGAATGGTGTCCAAAGCTGTAGAAAATTATTATGGCCGTTCTTCTTGCATTGTGGTTTTTGCCTGTGCTGCAGATAAGGATGCCAAGTCAATGCTTGAAACTCTTTCTGGTATTGCAAAACGTTTTGTCATAACCCGCGCGGGAACTTTTAAACCGTCTTTTCCAGAGGGGCTGTATGAGCTTGCCTTATCTATGGGGCTTGATGCGGAGCTTTGGCCAGATGAGGCTAAGGCTCTAAAAAGGGCTTTTGAGCTTGCAGGTAAAGATGGGGTCATACTTTCAACAGGGTCTTTTTATCTTGCAGGGGAGATTATCGGTTTGACAAAGGATATGTGA
- the hisD gene encoding histidinol dehydrogenase, with product MDVNINFWKWSELDAERRRRILRRSEEDISSAIEAVRPIVEAVRLEGDAAVLRYTREFEGAELEPDGLRVSEEEFSRAEAELDKSLKRAIENAVENVRIFHAAQVPSAMEMIEVRPGLVAGERAMPIDSCGLYVPRGRGSFPSMVYMLAVPAKLAGVKRIVMVSPPESDGSINPACLYAAHLCGVDEVYKMGGSQAIAALAYGTESIRPVSMITGPGSAYVAAAKHLVSHIVNTGLPAGPSESVILADSSADAWKVAIDLLIEAEHGADSSALLVTDSVSLAESVRSYLEDCIIRLPEPRQGFVRSVMAGYGGIIVADSMEEAAAIVNDFAPEHLMLHTREPFFTLSMIENAGEILLGENTPFSIANYATGPNAVLPTGGKAKLYSPVSVRDFIKYSSVVYASKEAFENIRDDVIRLAEFENFPAHAAALKNRDKTGKYEL from the coding sequence ATGGATGTGAATATTAATTTCTGGAAATGGTCTGAGCTTGATGCCGAAAGACGCAGGCGGATTCTGAGACGCTCGGAAGAGGATATTTCTTCTGCTATAGAGGCTGTAAGACCTATTGTGGAGGCGGTACGACTAGAGGGTGATGCTGCTGTTCTACGTTATACGAGGGAGTTTGAGGGTGCAGAGCTTGAGCCTGATGGACTGCGTGTATCCGAGGAGGAGTTTTCACGGGCAGAGGCAGAGCTTGACAAGTCTCTTAAGAGGGCGATTGAGAATGCTGTTGAGAATGTGCGCATTTTTCATGCTGCACAGGTTCCTTCTGCTATGGAAATGATTGAAGTTAGACCGGGGCTTGTGGCAGGTGAGAGGGCTATGCCTATAGATTCCTGCGGTTTGTATGTTCCACGTGGCAGGGGAAGTTTTCCTTCTATGGTTTATATGCTTGCTGTTCCTGCAAAGCTTGCGGGGGTAAAGCGTATTGTGATGGTAAGTCCACCAGAGTCAGACGGTTCTATCAATCCTGCTTGTCTTTATGCTGCACACCTGTGCGGTGTGGATGAGGTATATAAGATGGGTGGTTCTCAGGCTATAGCTGCTCTCGCATACGGGACAGAGTCCATAAGACCTGTTTCTATGATTACAGGTCCGGGAAGTGCTTATGTTGCGGCTGCCAAGCACCTTGTGTCGCATATTGTAAATACGGGTCTTCCTGCCGGTCCGTCGGAGTCTGTTATTCTTGCCGATTCTTCTGCGGATGCTTGGAAGGTGGCCATAGATTTGCTTATAGAGGCCGAGCATGGTGCGGACTCTTCTGCTCTTCTTGTTACGGATTCTGTTTCTCTTGCCGAGTCTGTACGTTCTTATCTTGAGGATTGTATTATAAGGCTGCCAGAACCAAGACAGGGGTTTGTCAGGTCTGTTATGGCAGGTTACGGTGGGATTATTGTCGCGGATAGTATGGAAGAGGCTGCAGCCATTGTCAATGATTTTGCACCGGAGCATCTTATGCTGCATACGCGGGAGCCTTTTTTTACTCTGTCTATGATAGAGAATGCAGGTGAAATTTTGCTTGGCGAGAATACACCTTTTAGCATTGCCAATTATGCTACGGGTCCCAATGCTGTGCTGCCTACAGGAGGGAAGGCAAAACTATATTCTCCCGTATCTGTGCGTGATTTTATCAAGTATTCTTCTGTTGTTTATGCATCCAAGGAGGCTTTTGAAAACATACGGGATGATGTTATAAGGCTAGCGGAGTTTGAGAATTTTCCGGCTCATGCCGCTGCTTTAAAAAACAGGGATAAGACAGGAAAATATGAGCTCTGA